One Aegilops tauschii subsp. strangulata cultivar AL8/78 chromosome 7, Aet v6.0, whole genome shotgun sequence genomic window carries:
- the LOC109777268 gene encoding heparanase-like protein 3, producing MAGLRLLVGAVWLLAVLRQGAAAEAGAVTVDGRRAIASTGEDFVCATLDWWPPDKCDYGTCSWGNASLLNLDLSNKILLNAIKAFSPLVLRLGGSLQDKVVYGTADRPGPCAPFNRSKSEMFGFTQGCLPMPRWDDLNAFFEKSGAKIVFGLNALNGRVPLQGGAMGGNWDTTNAASFIRYTAGKGYKIYGWELGNELSGTGVGTKVGVAQYVKDAIALKTTVDAIYRGSPEKPLVLAPGGFFDARWYGEFIAKTKPDMLNVVTHHIYNLGAGVDRDTQLMDRILNPKALDGMAGPFRDLQGLLKAAGTSAVAWVGESGGAYNSGHHLVTDAFVFSFWFLDQLGMSAKFDTKSYCRQSFIGGNYGLLNTTTFQPNPDYYSALLWHRLMGTKVLEAKFTGSNMVRAYAHCAKHAPGITLLLINLHVNATNHVSVAGRGGAHAGGRKHGGRFAQPPGAAREEYHLTPEGGNIQSQVMLLNGRALAAGADGGIPGMEPVKVDAARPIAVAPRSIVFVHMPDYHAPACA from the exons ATGGCCGGGCTGCGGCTTCTTGTTGGGGCGGTTTGGTTGCTGGCGGTGCTGCGGCAGGGCGCCGCGGCGGAGGCGGGGGCCGTCACCGTGGACGGGCGGCGCGCCATTGCGTCCACGGGCGAGGACTTCGTGTGCGCCACCCTCGACTGGTGGCCGCCGGACAAGTGCGACTACGGCACCTGCAGCTGGGGCAACGCATCCCTCCTCAACCTG GATCTCTCCAACAAAATCCTGCTCAATGCCATCAAAG CCTTCTCGCCGCTGGTGCTCCGGCTGGGCGGCTCGCTGCAGGACAAGGTGGTGTACGGCACGGCGGACCGGCCGGGGCCGTGCGCGCCGTTCAACAGGAGTAAGTCGGAGATGTTCGGCTTCACCCAGGGCTGCCTGCCCATGCCCCGCTGGGACGACCTCAACGCCTTCTTCGAGAAATCCGG GGCGAAGATCGTGTTCGGGCTCAACGCGCTCAACGGCCGGGTGCCACTGCAGGGCGGGGCCATGGGAGGCAACTGGGACACCACGAACGCGGCGTCCTTCATCCGGTACACCGCCGGCAAGGGCTACAAAATCTATGGCTGGGAGCTCG GGAACGAGCTCAGCGGCACCGGCGTCGGGACCAAGGTCGGCGTGGCTCAGTACGTCAAGGACGCGATCGCCCTGAAGACGACGGTGGACGCCATCTACCGGGGCAGCCCGGAGAAGCCGCTGGTGCTCGCGCCGGGCGGCTTCTTCGACGCGCGCTGGTACGGcgagttcatcgccaagaccaaGCCCGACATGCTCAACGTGGTGACCCACCACATCTACAACCTAGGGGCAG GGGTGGACAGGGACACACAGCTGATGGACAGGATCCTCAACCCGAAGGCGCTCGACGGCATGGCGGGCCCGTTCAGGGATCTCCAGGGGCTGCTGAAAGCCGCGGGGACGTCGGCCGTCGCCTGGGTCGGGGAGTCTGGAGGGGCTTACAACAGCGGGCATCACCTTGTCACCGACGCATTTGTGTTCAGCTTCTG GTTCCTGGATCAGCTGGGGATGTCGGCGAAATTCGACACCAAGAGCTACTGCAGGCAGAGCTTCATCGGTGGGAACTACGGCCTGCTGAACACGACCACATTCCAGCCAAATCCTGACTACTACAG TGCTCTGCTGTGGCATCGCCTGATGGGAACCAAGGTGCTGGAAGCCAAGTTCACGGGCAGCAACATGGTCCGCGCCTACGCGCATTGCGCAAAGCATGCT CCGGGGATAACCCTGCTGCTCATCAACCTGCACGTCAACGCGACGAACCACGTCTCggtggcgggccgcggcggcgcgcaCGCCGGAGGAAGGAAGCACGGGGGGAGGTTTGCTCAGCCGCCCggggcggcgagggaggagtACCACCTCACGCCCGAGGGCGGCAACATCCAGAGCCAGGTGATGCTGCTGAACGGCAGGGCGCTGGCCGCCGGCGCCGACGGGGGCATCCCCGGGATGGAGCCTGTGAAGGTGGACGCGGCGCGGCCCATCGCCGTGGCCCCCCGGTCCATCGTGTTCGTCCACATGCCGGATTACCATGCCCCTGCGTGCGCTTAG
- the LOC109777267 gene encoding pyrophosphate-energized vacuolar membrane proton pump, which produces MAILGELGTEILIPVCGVVGIVFAIAQWFIVSKVKVTPGAAAAGGSKNGYGDYLIEEEEGLNDHNVVVKCAEIQTAISEGATSFLFTMYQYVGMFMVVFAAVIFVFLGSIEGFSTKGQPCTYSTGTCKPALYTALFSTASFLLGAITSLVSGFLGMKIATYANARTTLEARKGVGKAFITAFRSGAVMGFLLSSSGLVVLYITINVFKMYYGDDWEGLFESITGYGLGGSSMALFGRVGGGIYTKAADVGADLVGKVERNIPEDDPRNPAVIADNVGDNVGDIAGMGSDLFGSYAESSCAALVVASISSFGINHDFTAMCYPLLVSSVGIIVCLLTTLFATDFFEIKAASEIEPALKKQLIISTALMTIGVAVISWLALPAKFTIFNFGAQKDVSNWGLFFCVAVGLWAGLIIGFVTEYYTSNAYSPVQDVADSCRTGAATNVIFGLALGYKSVIIPIFAIAVSIYVSFSIAAMYGIAMAALGMLSTMATGLAIDAYGPISDNAGGIAEMAGMSHRIRERTDALDAAGNTTAAIGKGFAIGSAALVSLALFGAFVSRAGVKVVDVLSPKVFIGLIVGAMLPYWFSAMTMKSVGSAALKMVEEVRRQFNTIPGLMEGTAKPDYATCVKISTDASIKEMIPPGALVMLTPLIVGTLFGVETLSGVLAGALVSGVQIAISASNTGGAWDNAKKYIEAGNSEHARSLGPKGSDCHKAAVIGDTIGDPLKDTSGPSLNILIKLMAVESLVFAPFFATYGGVLFRYI; this is translated from the exons ATGGCGATCCTCGGGGAGCTCGGCACCGAGATCCTCATCCCCGTCTGCGGGGTCGTCGGCATCGTCTTCGCCATCGCGCAGTGGTTCATCGTCTCCAAGGTCAAGGTCacccccggcgccgccgccgccggcggctcCAAGAACGGCTACGGCGACTACCTcatcgaggaggaggagggcctCAACGACCACAACGTCGTCGTCAAGTGCGCCGAGATCCAGACCGCCATCTCAGAAG GAGCAACATCATTCCTTTTCACCATGTACCAGTATGTTGGTATGTTCATGGTCGTCTTTGCTGCGGTTATCTTCGTCTTCCTTGGGTCAATTGAGGGATTCAGCACAAAGGGCCAGCCCTGCACCTACAGCACGGGCACCTGCAAGCCAGCTCTCTACACCGCCCTCTTCAGCACTGCATCTTTCTTGCTTGGAGCCATCACATCTTTGGTGTCTGGTTTCCTTGGGATGAAGATCGCCACATACGCCAATGCTAGGACGACCCTGGAGGCAAGGAAGGGTGTTGGGAAGGCATTTATCACTGCTTTCCGCTCTGGTGCAGTCATGGGCTTCTTGTTGTCATCAAGTGGGCTTGTGGTTCTTTACATCACCATCAACGTGTTCAAGATGTACTACGGTGATGACTGGGAAGGTCTTTTTGAGTCCATCACTGGTTATGGTCTTGGTGGGTCTTCCATGGCTCTATTCGGAAGAGTTGGTGGAGGTATCTACACCAAGGCTGCTGACGTGGGTGCTGATCTTGTTGGCAAAGTTGAAAGGAACATTCCTGAAGATGACCCAAGGAACCCAGCT GTGATTGCTGACAATGTCGGTGACAATGTTGGTGATATTGCTGGAATGGGATCAGATCTCTTTGGTTCATACGCAGAATCTTCCTGTGCTGCTCTTGTTGTTGCTTCTATCTCATCTTTTGGAATCAACCATGATTTCACTGCGATGTGCTACCCACTGCTCGTGAGCTCTGTCGGCATCATTGTTTGCTTGCTCACCACGCTCTTTGCAACTGATTTCTTCGAGATCAAGGCTGCAAGCGAAATTGAAcctgctctgaagaagcagctCATCATCTCCACTGCTTTAATGACCATCGGTGTTGCGGTAATCAGCTGGTTGGCTCTTCCAGCTAAGTTCACCATCTTCAACTTCGGTGCTCAGAAGGACGTGTCCAACTG GGGCCTGTTCTTCTGCGTGGCAGTTGGTCTGTGGGCTGGTCTGATTATTGGGTTTGTGACCGAGTACTACACTAGCAATGCCTACAG CCCTGTGCAAGATGTTGCCGATTCCTGCAGAACTGGTGCTGCCACCAACGTCATCTTCGGTCTTGCCCTGGGTTACAAGTCCGTCATCATCCCAATTTTCGCTATTGCTGTCAGCATCTACGTCAGCTTCTCTATTGCTGCGATGTACGGCATTGCAATGGCTGCTCTTGGCATGCTTAGCACAATGGCAACTGGTCTTGCGATCGATGCTTATGGTCCCATTAGTGACAATGCTGGTGGAATTGCTGAGATGGCTGGCATGAGCCACAGAATCCGTGAGAGGACTGATGCTCTTGATGCTGCTGGCAACACAACCGCTGCTATTGGAAAG GGTTTCGCCATTGGATCAGCTGCTCTTGTGTCCCTGGCACTTTTCGGTGCTTTTGTCAGCAGAGCCGGCGTGAAGGTCGTCGATGTCCTATCTCCCAAGGTGTTCATTGGCCTGATTGTTGGAGCCATGCTTCCGTACTGGTTCTCTGCCATGACCATGAAGAGTGTTGGAAGTGCTGCTCTCAAGATGGTTGAGGAGGTCCGCAGGCAGTTCAACACCATCCCCGGACTGATGGAGGGAACTGCCAAGCCCGACTATGCCACCTGTGTCAAGATCTCCACTGATGCTTCCATCAAGGAGATGATCCCTCCGGGTGCTTTGGTCATGCTCACCCCCCTCATTGTCGGAACCCTCTTCGGCGTGGAAACCCTGTCTGGTGTTCTGGCTGGTGCCCTTGTTTCTGGAGTGCAG ATCGCCATCTCTGCTTCCAACACCGGCGGTGCATGGGACAACGCAAAGAAGTACATTGAG GCTGGCAACAGCGAGCACGCGAGGTCCCTTGGCCCCAAGGGTTCAGACTGCCACAAGGCGGCCGTGATCGGCGACACCATCGGAGACCCCCTCAAGGACACCTCAGGCCCGTCGCTCAACATCCTCATCAAGCTCATGGCCGTCGAGTCCCTCGTGTTTGCGCCCTTCTTCGCCACGTACGGAGGCGTGCTGTTCAGGTACATCTAG